In Euphorbia lathyris chromosome 10, ddEupLath1.1, whole genome shotgun sequence, the DNA window gtttattttaaattaattgttCATGATGTATTTGGGGCAACTAAgtcattttttctttaatttcttgTTGTAGACAAATTAAGGGTTTTTGGCGTCAGCGTTTATATTGACCGTCGCCAAATAAGGCATCATTAGAGTCAGTTGTTTgtaacaaccgactctaatgacCTTTAGCGTCGGTTGAAGACAGAAACCATTGCTGATATAGCGACGCTAAAACCCATTTAAGGTATTATTGGAGTCGGTTATTTGAACAACCGACTCCAATGACCTTTAGCCACGGTTACTAGTTGCAAGTGGCCAATAAGGCGTGGCGATAGGCCATTTCTATACTAGTGTAGGGCTCGTCATCTTAGCAACCTTGCagacaaatttctctctcatttTAGCAAGTAGAAAGGAAGCTCTCTCTCCTTTGCAGGgcgtttaactctaattaagtctgCTATTACTGGATCTCTGGTTCACTCATTCTTGATTTATAAGTGGCTAGTGGGATTGTTGAAAAAGCTCAATAGATGTGTTAGGAActtcctttggacgggttgtattgatcagaggaagctaatcacggttccctggcaaacttgttgcaaaagtttggaggATGGAGGTTTGGGGATTAAGGTTTAGAATCTTTAACCAGGCTCTCttgggtaagatgtgttgggatTTAATTCAAGGATCCAGTCTtgctatttctctgatgaaATCTAGATTTCTGGCTGTCTCTGGTTTGTctaaagctaccattgctccttcctcgatttggtcttcttgtaagtttgtttattcttccatttgggaacagaccttttggtggattgaCCAGTCTTCAAAGCTCAACTTCTGGACTGATACGTGGATAATTCCTTCAGTAGCGGACAGATTGGGTCTCGATCATCAGGAAAAGCGTTCCCGCTATAATTCTGTTGATGACTTTTTGGTAAATTCAGAGTGGCTTGAATTAGGAAATCTTCCTTCGGTTGTTCAAGTcagtattcgatctattcacaGGGGTAGAGATGTTATTGATTTCTGCGTTTGGCAACCCTCTACAAAGGGTATTTTCTCTACCAAAGAATACTATTCGGTTATCAGCCCCAGTTCCTCttcggtggactggtataaatttgtttggaatgctcacactcccccttctcgcTCCTTTACTttttggagagttttgcatggacgGGTTCCGACTCATGATCTCCTGCAGCGCCTTGGATTCTCCATTGCCTCTTGCTGTGTTCTTTGTGGcagggatgctgagtccattaatCATTTATTCATTAGCTgctcttttgcagattctctttggagggcccATGAGATTCATTTTGCCTGCTCTTTACCTCGacattcccaattcatccacttctttaGCAATCTccgtagcattcattttggctccCAGGTGTCGACAatctggcgtgttgccgctatcacttgcatctggttaatctggcattgtcggaatgaagcaatctttaaggaagtttctccttctattcagcactcgaagatcaAACTATTTCGAATGATTCGCGAGTCCTTTGCcttttctaaaggtttttgctcttcacGGAGAGATGCTGTTATCTTATCCAGTCTTCTTGCTTCTCATAGGCCAcctcctgctcccaacattattccggtccactggcttaaacctcctccgggctgggttaaagtcaatgtggacggctttgcttttggcactcctggcGAGGTTGGAGCGGGTggtatttttcgcaactatcgaggtttttccaaaggttgttttgctttttctacccctccttcttttgcttatatggctgaattgagagccgctattttcgcaattgaactcgtttgggagaaaaattggcatcagctttgggttgagtcagactcaatgtacgttgttaatctgtttagacatcgttccatggatgttccttggagtattcgacaagaatggttgcactgtctcaatatttgctctaggatgaataTTCTCTTTtctcacatctttagggaaggaaatagagttgctgatgctttGGCAAAATTTGGAGTCTCTTCTTCAATGATCAATTGGTGGGCTTCCGCTCCTGATTTTtaccacaggtttatcaatgatgacatttgtagtatttcacatttgcgtttctcttaattttctctaaacttttctcctcccctcttctttttgtttgttttccttcctctcctcttgttcaaacattcacttttttcttttattaatatattgcgggtttgacaATCCTTGGGTCATGGGTGCTCACCCTGCcctagttctgtctcgtcccaatttctatcaaaaaaaatatttttatttttattattatataattttaataattatttttttacaatcttaattttttccttaaacaaaaaatgttaatatatattcaatctaaaatgactaatatctatatatatatattgattgttacaatatattttatgacaaaattaattttcactaatttactcatattgagttaattacattacaACATGTATCGATCAAATTTTTATGGtgagtatttttacaaaatcaaaataaaaattataatctagTAGGACAACAATTTATAAGAAAGTCCGAATATTTATAGACCACCGCAAAACGTTATGGAGCACTGTAAACCATTTCTTATCCTTcaaaataatatatgtattttttgtgGGCTTATATGGGTAGGCTCGGTATTTGAGTTTTACATGAcgtgatttaataaaaaaaatgatttgttttgtaatataacatattgaattaattaaacAACAATTTGTACCGGTCAAATTTTTTTATACTGGTTGTTCTTacaaattcaaaatgaaaattgtaatataataggataataattcataaaaaaaacccaAATATTTATGGACCAGCTCTGAACATAGGTCAATAGAGCGACTGCCTAGGATCTGACCTACAAGGGATCCAAATTgttttttactatatatatatatatatatatatattaattttttaaatgtagTTATAATACTCATTCATACCTAGAAAATGAAAagtaatatgatattttaggtctaAAATAGGTCtcaatttctattttaaacttttaaatacaattttttttattaaaaacttctTTATCTCTTTTTCGTCTAAGACCCATAATATATCAGAACCGATTCAACTTAGAACCTCTAAAATACTGGAGCGGACCGGTGAGATCCAATCTGATTTTGCTAACATTGTTGGTGCCCTATCTAAGGGATGAAAATATGCATATGATATGGAAGAAGCATATAATAACGACAAGGACAAAAGTGCAAAATCACGTGAATGGAAAGCAAAACTTTATACATATTGAGCTGATGTCTataatttgttattttatatcTGCATGAACTCCATCTGTCTAAATTAAGAATCCAGATGGCATCCACACAGACACAGTCATATATACAACATCACTATATATAATTGATAATATTAAATGAGAGAGAGATATGATGGAGGAGAGTAGAGAAGGAGAAATTATTGggaagaaaaagatgaaaatgaTGGTTGCAATAGATGAAAGTGAAGGAAGTTTCTATGCACTTCAATGGACACTTGACAACCTCATTAATGAACCTAGCATTGAAGGTGGTTTGATCACTCTGGTTCATGTTCAGCAGCCTTTTAACCCCGCTGCTTACCCCATTATTCCTGGTGGAGGAGCTGGTAGTACTGCTTGCTAACTCAACCCAAGTTTGTGTTCTTTTGGTTGCGTTttgaactaattaattaattgttgtaTTCATTGATAATGCAGCTTTTTATACCCCAACGTTAGTGGAATCAGTGAGGAAGTCTCAGCAAGATACTTCTGCAGCACTGCTATCCCGTGCACTGAATATGTGCAGTGACAAGATGGTGAAAGCAGAAACTCTGGTTCTTGAAGGAGATGCAAAAGACATGATTTGTCAGGCTACTGAGCAGAATCCTGTTGATCTCCTTGTTGTTGGCAGTCGAGGGCTTGGTAAAATTAAGAGGTACTTTTCTCCCCAAACCTGTATTGTATTGTATTAGGGAAGATACATATATATAGCTCTTGACttacaaaaattaaaatgtgATTTGGTTATTTTGTAGGGCATTCTTAGGGAGTGTAAGTGATTACTGTTCTCATCATGCAAAATGTCCTATCCTTATCGTCAGGCCACCGAGGGAACTACTTACCAAGTAGTTCAGTCATGTGATCAGTTAGTTTTAATTATATGTacgtatgtatgtatgtatcattatatatatggaGATTGTTTAGGGTGTGAATGTTTTAAAATGGTCTATGTAAAATACTGTATGGATTTAAATAAAAGAGACAAGTTTATAATTacatttagtttttgtttttttaataattatatatgtaattttttttatggaaacgCAAACAACAAGTAATAAAACTTTACAAGATCTAAAAGGTATTAAGATGACTATACAGATAAAAAATAACGATAAAAGGtattaaaaatacaaaacaagaaacctttattttttttttgtaatccaAATCCGTAGAAAAGCATCTGCAATTCAGATACGATTAACCATTAACCTTTAAGTCATTTTGAACATTCCGATgtgaatcttttttttttttgtcgtaTCTATATAGATCCATTAATTCACTAACAAGATTAATGGTTGCCGTTTGtgctaaatttaaaaaaaaaaagtataaacaaaaaaataatagagAGTAAATACAATACGATATAATTCTGATGAATTCCGATGAAtaaaaagcataaaaagaaaaataacaaccataaaaacataaataacaacaataaaaagcatagtaaaaagaaaaataacaacCATAAAAAGcataaataacaataataaaaagcATAGTAAATCTGACTTGAGGAAGAACTTCTTCTTTAAAGTAGATTTTGATAGCTTTGAGAGAAGAGGGGAAAGGAAAGTTATATATTTGACAAATGAAGAGGCTTTCGGAAAAGAGACCAGAAGAAATTTAAGGTTCTGTCAGTTACAAAGGAgttacatattttttaaaagatttGCAATCCTTAATTTTCATCGTATAAATTCTCTCTTTAAGTTCTCACAATGATTTGCTCTCAACTTCCTTTCAGGCTAATGTTTATTTCAGATGAAATCGATTTCACCAACACTAATATCGTATAACAGGAATGTTCACATAATTAGTTTTCTAACACAATGGGATTTTCTAGCATTCTAACTAAGCTGGACTGCACTGTTCAGGTTCCGTTTGTTATAATATTAACGAAGTTCGAGTTTAAATTTTTGTGTTTGAACTCAGTTCGTTTGTTCACTAGTTTCTCACAAGTTAACTCGTTTATCTTGCTCACGAGTTTAGCTCACAAgttgttcatttattttgttCGCGAGCAACTTGTTAAGTATGTTTATTGTTTGCGAGTGCgaacaaaataatataaaataaagtaaatgCATTGCATgtttagcaaatgaaataatataaatttatattcataaacattaaaaCCTCTTTTTTGGTTAAAAAATAGGTGGAGAAAGAGGCAAAAATAGGAAAAGGAATGAGAGGAGGATAAATGAATGTGATGAAAATGAGAGGGTGATTTAAAAAGAATTTGCTAACTTTACTTATTTTCAGAGTAACACCTAATataaaaatcatttaattttatattttttaatattataatcattaaattgagggcgagccttggcgcaacggtaaaacgttgttgccgtgtgaccagaggtcacgggttcgagtcttaggagcggcctcttgccaattaaattggcaagggaaggcttgcccccaatacacccttgtggtgggacccctccccggaccctcgctcagcggggacgcgtaatgcgaccgggccgcccttttttataatcattaaattttaattaatatctcAAAGTGACCGCTGACGACTTCAAAATAGAAATACTCAAACATTAAAGTTGTTTACAATGACATTTATGATtatatcacattttttattttttaaaattacaatttacacgaagctttctctttctaaaaatttAGTATATCttttaaccaaacaacacctagatcaccttaaaataaaaatgtttgaagaaataaaatttcttaggccctgtttggtaaagagcgttttgggataaaaagagcgattttgaccaactttagaggtttgaccactgaaaccgctaattggagtgtttggttgagagaggtttgagagagagttttgggatgaaaacgctaatttagaaaaagctcttaaaatgagctttttcaattagcgttttgtaatattaaaattaatggacttctttaaccctaatagatagactccatcttctcctgcgccaaaattaatgcccttattcgtcttttcgaacaaaccgctattatcaatcagctaatttttaccaaacaggtctacacaaacagccaatcaaatcagctagtcaaatcagctaatgtaatcagctaaccgctaacagctaatgtaatcaattaacagctaacagctaattcccaaacagggccttagaatatcatcaatttataaatttttttattttaaggtatATATCATTTTGAGACGTTGATTTATGTTTAGTGCTCATAATATTACAAAGTATGAAGTTAAGGtacttttatattatattttgaagtttAATAACATAACATGAGTAAGATTCAGGGGCTAtgttgtaatttaccctaaattattTGTCCAACTAAAATAAACTGCTCTACATTTTCTCCTTTTCTCTCTATGCTCCAGGCTGTCATCTATCTACCGCCGCTCGCCGTTGCCATCGTTCCTTCCCTTGCCGTCCTCTGAAGTTTTTCTTTGCCTCCTCGAATACCACCGTGCTTCTCTGTAACCCTCTTTGCCAGTACTCTCTTTGGTTGTTCGCGGTTTGGAGACGCCGTTTTCTTCCTGTTTCACCTATCACTATTTCAGCCGTTCACCGTTTGCACTGTCGTCATTGATGGTTAGTTTCCCCCCGGCTGAGAAACAAGTTTTTATACTGAAATTTGATTAATTTTGTGTATGTCAATCACTCATAATTGCATTCATTGTCTGATTTTGCAGGAAATTTGAAGCAGTTATCTCGAATTTCATCGAGCAATTTGAAAATTCAGTTCCTTTCTTGAGAAATTAACAAGGTATGCTCTAGGATTGCTTCACACTTTCTTAGTTATTAGTTATTCTTCTATGCTCAACTTTATCCAAAGCTCTTTCCAAATGAATTAGCAGATAAAATGTTGTGAACTGATTCTGTTTgctactctttttttttttttaaaaaaaattctgttTGCTACTCTTAGTTATTGTCAATTAGCATAAATAGTGAACTGATTCTGCTCAGCTTTATGCCCTCATTCCGGGTGAACTGCGTGTAGTTCAGGCAATTGAATGAGtttttatttaatgtattaGGGTGAACTATGTGTAGTAATCTTTAAAACCAAAAAATTTTGGCCAACAAATCCACAAGGGTCTGGAGATATGTCATAAATATAATACAGTTTAATTGCCTTTGAGGATACATATTCAAGTTCAGTTAAAAGTTTCAGTTTACAAAGTTTCGGTCTTGACATAATCAAACTGGAATTCAAATTCCAAATAATAAGAACTCTAGAAGCGCGTGTAGTAATGTAtagatatttttaattaaaattcattACAATATTGACTGGAATAGAACCTTTGAACTGAACTGCTCCAATTTATCAAGACAGTTATCGGAATTATACGGGTTGAGCTGAACCATACCCAGCTCTAGTAACAGTAATAACGTTTTGGTGTATGGTAATGTTTATGGTGGTGTCGTTTTGTTAAAAATGTTTAGGTCTATCTGTTTAATATGTTTGAAGCTTATCATTGCTCCTGTCTTCTGAATCTCCTACATACTAGAAATCAAATTCGAGATTTAGTTGAAGTTACTAGAGCCCTAACTCTGTTAGTTATTGATAGCACTAGTAGCAATCGTGATGGTTTATCAATGAAGATGATGTGGTCTAAATGCTGGTGAAGGTTCTTTTCAATGCTGATTTTTCTAGGTGTATGACGGAAGCTATGCTGCTAGAAAACCATTTTATAACAGTAAAAAACAAGTTTTAGCCATTTTTATATGTCAGGTTATTTACCTGTGGAAATCCGGAGTAGTTTTTATTGAACTTTTATGAGAATAgcgaactttttttttttggcttgaAAATACCAATCTTCTATGTTTGTTGATTCTGTTTCAATATAACATATGATacaattttagctttaaacaTTATTAAAATAACTTAATTTTATCCTTACTGAGACAAATTTTGTCCCTGCACAAATTTAATATGCAATTACCTTGTCTAAAAGAACAATGAATATAGAAAAAAGCTCAACATTGGCAAATATgcatataaaattactcttacaGTCATAACGTTGGCGGAGATTTTAATACTCTTTCTCTTCATATCTCTCATAATTAATTTGTTATAATTGTAAACCCTTCCTCTTTTCACATAAGCAGAGATTGAGAATAAATTCAAATTTAGATTTGATGTTAACAAGTGCTATGTGGGACAAATAAGCAGAGATTGAGAATGCACCTACATTGAAGCAGTTGCTTCCACCAAAGGGCAGTCAAAACTTCAAATACAGTATGGAAGAGGGGCGATGAAAGAACGGAACAACATGCACTTTCAGCAGAGCTCATCAGCAAGGTTAATTAAGGGAAGGCAAACATATAGAGAAATAATTTTATGGGTAGTACAAATGCTTCTCGATAATGGGTCTAAATGTTTTACTCATTTGATGATTGTTTTGGAAAGACATGGCCAAGTTTTATCACAAATATGACTGATCATGATAAGCAGGTCATGTTGATAGCTGAAATCAGTTCATATTGGATGAATAATGGCCAATCAATTGCAATTGACAGAATGTTGGGTTATAGGCTTGTATCTAATTTTGCTGTAGTGTGATGAGTCTTCTCCACAACAAAAGTTGTGCAATTTCATACATGTGATCAAGTTCTCATAAATGCAGTTAGCAATTCTTACAATTGCATATCAGATTTAAGAAAAGAGACTTAAGCTCTTAAGAAGAGTGTTGTTGCATCAGCAAAGCAGACTTAGATGCTCCAAGTCTGCTGAATTGAAGCTAGCTTTGGTGGATGGTGAACCTATTGAAAGTGAAAATCATGCAAGGAtgaagtgtttaaaataaaattacaatatttAAGTTATTTTAAATCTAAATTATTCAGTATGGATGGTACTTTTTTAGATTTAAAATAACTTaaatattgtaattttattttaaacacttcaTCCTTGCATGATTTTCACTTTCAACAGGTTCACCATCCACCAAAGCTAGCTTCAATTCAGCAGCATCTAAGTCTGCTTTTGCCTTAACAGGAGCTGATTCTGCTGATGCAACACTCTTCTTAAGAGATGACGTCTCTTTTCTTAAATCTGACATGCAATTGTAAGTCTTGCTAACTGCATTTAGGAGAACTTCCCATGGGTGATCACACGTATGAAATTGCTCAACTTTTGCTGTGGATAAGACCCATCACACAACAGCAAAATTAGATATAAGCCTATAGCCCAACATTCTGTCAATTGGAATTGCATTGCAGTCATTTAATATCAACTTATTTTAGCTATCAGCATGACCTACTTAACATGATCAGGTCATATTCGCGCTAAAAACTTGGCCATGTCTTTCCAAAACGATCATCAAATGAGTAAAACATTTAGACCCAATATTGAGAAGCATTTGTACTACCAATTGAATTATTTCTCTAGTTGTTTGCCTTCCCTTAATTAACTTTGCTGAAACTGCATGTTGTTCCGTTCTTTCATCGCCCTCTTTCATACTGTATTTGAAATTTTAACTGCCCTTTTGGTGGAAGCAACTCCTTCAATGTAGGTGCATTCTCAATGCTCTGCTTATATGTCCCACATATCAAACCTAAATTTGAATCCAATTCACAGAGCACAACCCAAACGGTTTAATAGAATTTTGAGGTCCTATTTCACAATGAAATAagatataattattaatcaacgTTTTTTATATCAAACAATTGTAGAGTTATCTGACTGAGAAGTGGATAAGATATTTTTGAGAACAGGCTTAGATATTTCAGGCATCAAATATCCAAAATTTctagaaaagaaaaattgaaaagctTATTTCTCCGAGAAAGAGTGACTATCTAGCACCAGAACAATACCACTTCCTACAACACTAAGCATATGAAAAACCCTTGAGCTCTGGCTACAGACCAATTAAGCACAATAGTGACataaatgtttagaataaaaatcAAAGTGAACACCTTAAGAATACTGAACCATAAATTCCGGTTTTGGTACTTCCTCAAAACTTATGGATTGTGGTTTCAAATGCTGAACCTTTGAAATGGATTTTGGTTATCTTATACTCTTGGTGAGAAAGAGAAGCAGAGTAAAAGGTGGTGAGAATAGTGACCAAAAGGAAATTAACCGAATGAGAAGGACGAGAAATACATACCGTGGACAGGAATCAGTCATTGAGAGAGACTTTTGCAGGTCGGCTATAAGAAGAGATTGGTCGCAGGAAAAAAATGGTGAAGCACAAAGATAATCATAAAGGGAGGTTTCTGCCCACGGGATGATGAGAAAGAGATTGAGAAGTCCATAGGATATCTTTGAGAGAGATGTGAAAGAAGAGATAATATATCAAAGGTCTCTGTCATCAAATACTCCAAAGGGTAAATAAAAACAGAATATAGTAAAGAAGATGAAAGGTCTGTGAGAGAAATGTGAAAAGAGGAAGGGTTTGTGAACAATTAATTATGAGAGATATGAAGAAGAGTATACAGATCTCCGCCAACGTTATGACTGTGAGAGTCAAATAACAAAGAAGCGGGTGGAAAGGATTAGTTTGCTTTTGATGAAGGTTCAGTGTGGTAAATAAATTTGATTTGGTATATTTGTGAATATAAATGATAGGTTGTGTTGAATTCTGAACTGCTTATATTTATTAGTAGAACTGTTAGCTAAATTCTTTCTTATTTGGTTGATTTCTTCAAATTAAGAAACAGGACACATAGCAAGATATCTTTCTTTATCTGCATGAGTTTTATACCTTGCGCTCTTGTTCACCAGTTCTCTTTTTATGTCCATGCTTGTTCCATTGTTGCACCAAATTTTGTGTAATGGATATTTTTTTTCCCCTTCTCTGCTGTGATATTGTATTAATACCTTATTCTTTCAGAAGGAAAATGAGCACAGATGAGCTTGGTAAACTTCATGGTGACGACATGGTTATTGGACTACAGACATCAGAGAATTTAGATTTAAATATGGATCAAGATTGTTGTAGTCCAGATGTGCCCCAGGTTAGTGGAACTCAATATAGTCCATCCTCCGAAGTTGATTCTCTTACTGATGGGGTGCTGAAAATTGGTACAGAGTTTGAATCAGATGAACATGCTTATAATTTTTACAACAAGTATGCTAGACTGGTCGGTTTCAGTGTTCGGAAAGATTGGGTAAATAGAAGTAAGGTGCACGGTCTCGTGGTATCGAGAAAGTTTACATGCTCTAAGGAAGGCTATCGGCGAAAAGACAAGAGAGATATCAATGTGAAGAAGCACCGAAAGGAAACAAGAACTGGTTGCTTGGCACATATGATCATCACTAGTCAACCTGCTGGTAAATACCAGGTGACACATTTTGAAGCAGAACACAATCATGATAACATAAACCCTTATAGTCCTCAAACATTACCATTACAGAAGGAATTATATCTGGCTGAAGCTGTCGAAGCTGACTCTAAAAACAATTTGGTTACAGAATCAAATACTGCACTTGGACTTGTGAACAAACGATTAGATGCATGTGAATCTCTTGATATTTTAGCCATGGATTTCGACAATTACCTACATTCTGAGAGGTTACGGGATATGAAAAGGGGAGAGGCAGGACGGTTACTGCGTTATTTTCAGAGGCAGCATTTTGAAAATCTTATGCTGTTTCATGCAATACAGGTCGATATTGATGATAAAGTTAGCAACATATTTTGGACTGATGATAAAATGGCAGTGGATTATTACCATTTTGGTGACATTGTTTGTTTTGACACAATTTACCGAACAAATAAAGGTATTCTGCCATTTGTACAATTTATAGGATTGAATCATCACAATCAACCTATAATATTTGCTGCTGCACTATTATTCGATGACACCATTGAATCGCTCAAGTGGCTATTTAATACTTTTATAGAGGCAATGTCTGGTAAGAAGCCAAAATTTATTCTCACTGATCAAGACGCTGCAATTGTTGAAGCAATAAATGCTGTCTTGCCTGAAACAAGTCATCATATCTGTGTTTGGCAGATGTACCAGAATTCTCTGAAGCATCTAAGCCATTCATTGAAGGATACTGATTCCTTTTCCTGTGATTTTAGAAGTTGCATCTATGATCACAAGGATGAGGAAGAATTCATTCATGCGTGGGAGGCTTTTCTAGACAAATATGGTCTACAGAAAAATGAGTGGTTAAGATGGATGTTTAGAGAAAGAGAGAAGTGGGCTATTATATATGGCAAAAACACATTTTTCATCGATGCCAAAGGCTCTTATGTGGCTGAGGATTTACATATGACTTTGAGAAATCACTTAAGCTCCGAGCCAGATATACTCcagtttttcaagttttttgaGAGAATCGTGGATGAGCAACGCTTCAAAGAAATACAAGCTAACAATGAGATGGTTAGATGCATGCCAAGGTTAATGGGAAATGTGGTTCTATTAAAGCATGCAAGCGATATTTACACCCCAGAGGCATTT includes these proteins:
- the LOC136209424 gene encoding universal stress protein A-like protein, with protein sequence MMEESREGEIIGKKKMKMMVAIDESEGSFYALQWTLDNLINEPSIEGGLITLVHVQQPFNPAAYPIIPGGGAAFYTPTLVESVRKSQQDTSAALLSRALNMCSDKMVKAETLVLEGDAKDMICQATEQNPVDLLVVGSRGLGKIKRAFLGSVSDYCSHHAKCPILIVRPPRELLTK
- the LOC136209405 gene encoding protein FAR1-RELATED SEQUENCE 7-like; this translates as MSTDELGKLHGDDMVIGLQTSENLDLNMDQDCCSPDVPQVSGTQYSPSSEVDSLTDGVLKIGTEFESDEHAYNFYNKYARLVGFSVRKDWVNRSKVHGLVVSRKFTCSKEGYRRKDKRDINVKKHRKETRTGCLAHMIITSQPAGKYQVTHFEAEHNHDNINPYSPQTLPLQKELYLAEAVEADSKNNLVTESNTALGLVNKRLDACESLDILAMDFDNYLHSERLRDMKRGEAGRLLRYFQRQHFENLMLFHAIQVDIDDKVSNIFWTDDKMAVDYYHFGDIVCFDTIYRTNKGILPFVQFIGLNHHNQPIIFAAALLFDDTIESLKWLFNTFIEAMSGKKPKFILTDQDAAIVEAINAVLPETSHHICVWQMYQNSLKHLSHSLKDTDSFSCDFRSCIYDHKDEEEFIHAWEAFLDKYGLQKNEWLRWMFREREKWAIIYGKNTFFIDAKGSYVAEDLHMTLRNHLSSEPDILQFFKFFERIVDEQRFKEIQANNEMVRCMPRLMGNVVLLKHASDIYTPEAFEIFQREYERCLNFVVGQCNENGLFLEYKVSMFGRTQECSVTFNPSDDTVFCSCMKFENVGFLCGHALKVLDTRNIKVVPSRYILKRWTKDASIGLMRARSEVSVHENPRLVAASRYKVLCYKLLQLSARAAESEEAFQFALRQFDEMIEGVVKILTLNIEEAHGIVASCTATNGSESENAKALSDETMAEGQDEENILPGVEEESIFPDRLRMKNTKEKSCKKKRSPNAPPTTSYIATAASNTPETRVSTEAPPPNPLLQGLYNFEANQGVRGMYQQHNPVMNHQDNPNMCQQTNFCSDQRDSPHKTLLVQGVDLDLQHPQPSLLLFDQRFRASDSLA